The Urbifossiella limnaea genome has a window encoding:
- a CDS encoding tyrosine-type recombinase/integrase, with the protein MSPQSHPSSATTTPAAAELGGLWGRLRVAAGGSVRLPSWRAAVAAGMIHHPLAVPAGCDLRTAPAGRPFSEGHNSMASISTDNGGNVRILFAAPGGGRKTIYLGKVTQKVAAAVKLRVEALVGSIAAGAPVDPQTAAWTASIPDDLAEKLAAVGLMAERPKAVMLAGLLALYAAEKEAKNKSGTQTNHNTITNDLLGFFSADADPRTLTSAHGERFLDHLKGRGLAGATVARRVRRCRSIFAFAVKKKLVPANPFAEVKAASPLPADRKVYVTAADVVRAIGFASPVWRTIIALSRFGGLRCPSETLKLRWADVDLAGGRMMVPNPKTENATGKAYRVAPIFAALRPYLEDAAELAPAGTVYVVSGTWADEQRARAEGPAEWVNINLRTQFLRIIKRAGLTPWPKLFHQLRASCETDLLAEFPISAVTEWLGHSPEVALRHYARVPDHLFERAAAVASKGDAESDAATTQIPTQTGADAKRPGRTRSAEVLTGQAFCPIESAPVFSRPSDSVTLRGFEPRSQP; encoded by the coding sequence ATGAGCCCCCAAAGTCACCCGAGCTCGGCGACGACGACACCAGCCGCGGCCGAACTCGGGGGACTTTGGGGACGGCTTCGGGTGGCGGCGGGCGGGAGCGTTCGACTACCGAGCTGGCGCGCCGCGGTGGCCGCCGGTATGATTCACCATCCTTTGGCCGTGCCGGCGGGATGCGACCTGAGAACCGCACCCGCCGGCCGGCCGTTCTCAGAAGGGCACAACTCGATGGCCAGCATCAGCACCGACAACGGCGGCAACGTCCGCATCCTGTTCGCCGCCCCCGGCGGGGGGCGGAAGACGATCTACCTCGGGAAGGTGACGCAGAAGGTCGCCGCCGCGGTCAAGCTCCGGGTCGAGGCGCTGGTCGGCAGCATCGCCGCCGGGGCGCCGGTCGATCCGCAGACGGCGGCGTGGACAGCCAGCATTCCCGACGACCTCGCCGAGAAGCTTGCCGCCGTGGGGCTGATGGCCGAGCGGCCGAAGGCAGTGATGCTGGCGGGGCTGCTGGCGCTCTACGCGGCCGAGAAGGAAGCGAAGAACAAGAGCGGCACGCAGACCAACCACAACACCATCACCAACGACCTCCTCGGGTTCTTCAGCGCCGACGCCGACCCCCGCACGCTCACCAGCGCACACGGCGAGCGCTTCCTCGACCACCTCAAAGGGCGGGGGCTGGCCGGCGCGACGGTGGCCCGCCGCGTCCGGCGATGCCGATCGATCTTCGCGTTCGCGGTGAAGAAGAAGCTCGTTCCCGCCAACCCGTTCGCGGAGGTGAAGGCCGCATCCCCGCTCCCGGCCGACCGCAAGGTCTACGTCACCGCCGCCGACGTGGTGCGCGCCATCGGGTTCGCGTCGCCGGTGTGGCGCACGATCATCGCGCTGTCGCGGTTCGGCGGGCTGCGGTGCCCCAGCGAGACGCTGAAGCTGCGGTGGGCCGACGTGGACCTCGCCGGCGGGCGGATGATGGTTCCGAACCCGAAGACCGAGAACGCCACGGGGAAGGCGTACCGCGTCGCGCCGATCTTCGCCGCGCTGCGGCCGTACCTGGAGGACGCGGCCGAGCTCGCCCCCGCCGGCACCGTGTACGTCGTGAGCGGGACGTGGGCCGACGAGCAGCGGGCGCGGGCGGAGGGGCCGGCGGAGTGGGTGAACATCAACCTGCGGACGCAGTTCCTGCGGATCATCAAGCGGGCCGGGCTGACGCCGTGGCCGAAGCTGTTCCACCAGCTCCGGGCGAGCTGCGAGACGGACCTGTTGGCCGAGTTCCCGATTTCGGCGGTGACGGAGTGGCTGGGGCACTCGCCCGAGGTGGCGCTCCGCCACTACGCCCGGGTGCCCGACCACCTGTTCGAGCGGGCGGCGGCGGTGGCGTCGAAGGGCGACGCAGAATCCGACGCAGCGACGACGCAGATTCCGACGCAGACGGGAGCGGACGCAAAACGACCGGGGCGGACAAGATCGGCAGAAGTGCTTACAGGGCAAGCGTTCTGTCCGATCGAGTCCGCCCCGGTCTTCTCACGTCCGTCTGACTCAGTGACCCTGCGGGGATTCGAACCCCGGTCTCAACCTTGA
- a CDS encoding polysaccharide deacetylase family protein, producing MTFLTTGKLVYTRSMAIQTLAEPYLAQVPTPTPTPTTSYVVSFDVEEHNRIEAASGLNVSPQRQREYSTRMASVTLRLLDQLAAAGVQATFYVVGDIAITRPELVRAIHAAGHEIGSHSWDHSRVHRFDPKSFRTDLLRSKDALEQVTGERVYGFRAPTFSVDRKTAWAVDVLAECGFEYDSSIFPIRHDRYGIPDAPQTPFVAVGRERELLELPPLTYRVLGMNLPVAGGGYFRLFPPAVMRAGLRQATGLAMLYFHPWEFDADQPRLPLGFLSRWRTYVGVRRTTERLTHLLAGYPFRRAIDAVREMQTETLPRFSVSDDVQAV from the coding sequence GTGACCTTCCTCACAACCGGTAAACTGGTCTACACTCGAAGCATGGCGATCCAGACGCTAGCGGAACCGTACTTGGCTCAGGTTCCGACCCCGACCCCGACCCCGACCACGTCCTACGTCGTCAGTTTCGACGTCGAGGAGCACAACCGCATCGAGGCGGCCTCGGGGTTGAATGTGAGCCCCCAGCGGCAGCGCGAGTACTCGACCCGCATGGCGAGTGTGACCCTTCGCCTGCTGGATCAACTCGCCGCGGCCGGGGTGCAGGCGACGTTCTACGTCGTCGGCGATATCGCGATCACGAGGCCGGAACTCGTGCGAGCGATACACGCGGCAGGCCACGAAATCGGCTCGCACAGTTGGGACCACAGTCGTGTCCACCGCTTCGATCCGAAGTCGTTCCGCACCGACCTTTTGCGCAGCAAGGACGCACTGGAGCAGGTGACCGGCGAGCGCGTGTACGGCTTCCGCGCGCCGACCTTTAGCGTGGACCGCAAGACGGCCTGGGCTGTGGACGTGCTCGCCGAGTGCGGCTTCGAGTACGACAGTTCCATCTTCCCGATCCGCCACGACCGCTACGGCATCCCCGACGCTCCGCAAACGCCGTTCGTCGCGGTCGGCCGCGAGCGAGAGCTGTTGGAGCTGCCACCGCTGACGTATCGCGTTCTGGGGATGAACCTTCCGGTCGCCGGCGGCGGCTACTTCCGTCTGTTCCCGCCGGCAGTGATGCGAGCCGGTCTCCGTCAGGCGACGGGATTGGCGATGCTGTACTTCCACCCGTGGGAGTTCGACGCGGACCAGCCACGGCTGCCGCTCGGCTTCCTGAGCCGGTGGCGTACTTACGTCGGCGTCCGAAGGACGACGGAGCGACTGACCCATCTTCTGGCCGGCTACCCCTTTCGCCGGGCCATCGACGCCGTACGCGAGATGCAGACGGAAACCCTGCCGCGATTTAGTGTTAGCGATGATGTTCAAGCCGTGTGA
- a CDS encoding SDR family NAD(P)-dependent oxidoreductase, which yields MAGANLTAIVTGASSGIGRALAVALARQGRPVGAVARRADLLAELAAEVRAAGGTIETAVADVADRAGLAAAIHGLEQKLGPTDLLIANAGMGGETGAVEMNVPQVEAIMRVNFLGVVYAIEAVLPGMIERRAGHVVGISSVAAYKGLPGAAAYCASKAAVNVYLEGLRIELRKLGVAVTAVCPGFVRTPMVAKNPPMPFLMEPEAAAARILGALPGKPKVFEFPRRMKWLIRLARWAPDRFVARKVKMKL from the coding sequence ATGGCTGGCGCGAACCTGACGGCAATCGTGACGGGGGCGTCCAGCGGGATCGGCCGGGCGCTGGCGGTCGCACTGGCCCGGCAAGGGCGGCCGGTCGGGGCGGTCGCCCGCCGCGCCGACCTGCTGGCCGAACTCGCCGCCGAGGTCCGCGCCGCCGGCGGCACCATCGAGACGGCCGTCGCCGACGTGGCCGACCGCGCCGGGCTTGCCGCCGCGATTCACGGTCTGGAGCAGAAGCTCGGCCCGACCGACCTGCTGATCGCCAACGCGGGGATGGGCGGCGAGACCGGAGCGGTCGAGATGAACGTGCCGCAGGTCGAGGCGATCATGAGGGTGAACTTTCTCGGCGTCGTGTACGCCATCGAGGCGGTGCTGCCGGGAATGATCGAACGCCGCGCCGGGCACGTGGTCGGCATTTCGAGCGTGGCCGCGTACAAGGGGCTGCCGGGGGCGGCGGCGTACTGCGCCAGCAAGGCGGCGGTGAACGTGTACCTGGAGGGGCTGCGGATCGAGCTGCGGAAGCTCGGCGTCGCGGTCACGGCCGTGTGCCCCGGCTTCGTGCGGACGCCGATGGTGGCAAAGAACCCGCCGATGCCGTTCCTGATGGAGCCAGAAGCGGCGGCGGCGCGCATCCTGGGGGCACTGCCGGGGAAGCCGAAGGTGTTCGAGTTCCCGCGGCGGATGAAGTGGCTGATCCGGCTGGCGCGGTGGGCGCCGGACCGGTTCGTGGCGCGGAAGGTGAAGATGAAGCTGTGA
- a CDS encoding formylmethanofuran dehydrogenase subunit C produces MLLLTRRAPSPIPLEVEGIVPEKLAGLSRLEAARLPVYHGNRTEPLGEWFDVAGDAADGVVRFAGDTATVKHVGAGMTTGRVEVEGGVGMHAGAGMRGGSLTIHGDAGDWLGAEMKGGRIAVFGSAGSQVGAAYRGSRRGMTGGEIHVRGSAGDEVGLLMRRGLVAVGGACGQFAGASMIAGSVFVFGAVGGRAGAGMKRGTVFAGGGVVNLPPSFREACDYAPTFLPVYARHVARVGVIPVGRAAARVRCWRGDLLHGGTGEVLVGDGPAGEPAPAFVVREYRPADAPALLDVFRTAIRRTAAADYNAEQVRAWSDADPATWAGRFEGRYVRVAVVAGTPVGFAELESNGHVDRVYVSPDHGRRGIGRALVSGLIEEAKRRGLRRLWVEVSLTARPCFESAGFRVVAPQVVTCRGAEFVNYRMERVG; encoded by the coding sequence GTGCTGCTGCTGACCCGTCGCGCCCCGTCGCCGATCCCGCTCGAAGTCGAGGGGATCGTTCCCGAGAAGCTGGCCGGGCTCTCGCGACTCGAAGCCGCCAGGCTCCCCGTCTACCACGGCAACCGCACGGAACCGCTCGGCGAGTGGTTCGACGTGGCCGGCGACGCGGCCGACGGCGTGGTCCGCTTCGCCGGCGATACTGCGACCGTGAAGCACGTCGGCGCCGGCATGACGACCGGCCGCGTGGAGGTGGAGGGCGGTGTCGGGATGCACGCCGGCGCGGGGATGCGCGGCGGCTCGCTCACGATTCACGGCGACGCCGGCGACTGGCTCGGCGCCGAGATGAAGGGCGGCCGCATCGCCGTATTCGGCAGCGCAGGAAGTCAGGTGGGGGCGGCGTACCGCGGCTCGCGGCGCGGCATGACCGGCGGCGAAATCCACGTCCGCGGGTCGGCCGGCGACGAGGTCGGGCTGCTGATGCGGCGCGGGCTCGTCGCCGTCGGCGGGGCGTGTGGGCAGTTCGCGGGCGCGTCGATGATCGCGGGGAGTGTGTTCGTGTTCGGGGCGGTCGGCGGGCGGGCCGGGGCGGGGATGAAGCGCGGCACCGTGTTCGCCGGCGGCGGCGTGGTGAACCTGCCGCCGAGCTTCCGCGAAGCGTGCGACTACGCCCCGACGTTCCTGCCGGTCTACGCCCGACACGTCGCGCGAGTCGGCGTCATACCTGTCGGTCGGGCGGCGGCGCGGGTGCGCTGCTGGCGCGGCGACTTGCTCCACGGCGGCACCGGCGAGGTGCTCGTCGGCGACGGCCCAGCGGGGGAACCCGCGCCGGCCTTCGTCGTGCGGGAGTACCGCCCCGCGGACGCGCCGGCGCTGCTGGACGTGTTCCGCACCGCGATCCGCCGCACCGCGGCCGCCGACTACAACGCGGAGCAGGTGCGGGCGTGGTCCGATGCCGATCCGGCAACCTGGGCCGGCCGCTTCGAGGGGCGGTACGTCCGCGTCGCGGTGGTGGCTGGCACCCCGGTCGGCTTCGCGGAGTTGGAGTCGAACGGGCACGTCGACCGCGTCTACGTGTCGCCGGACCACGGCCGCCGCGGCATCGGCCGGGCGCTGGTGTCGGGGCTGATCGAGGAGGCGAAGCGGCGCGGACTGAGGCGGCTGTGGGTCGAGGTGAGCCTGACGGCGCGGCCGTGCTTCGAGTCGGCCGGCTTCCGCGTCGTGGCGCCGCAGGTGGTGACGTGCCGCGGCGCGGAGTTCGTCAACTACCGGATGGAGCGAGTGGGCTGA
- a CDS encoding tetratricopeptide repeat protein, with amino-acid sequence MRRVLSLNRLGILLGVLVVVVASAVGVHAVQTERQAAVLKTRAEKAEQEGAADPERLADAATYYKQYLKYRKTDEEAFTRYASLQQARAKTDNKHTEAAAQAVEEFLRQFPHHADDRRAVVDLYLKLGKPANALSHIEILLATPAGKDDPDLLDKAATCELAENDFARAVERLDRAVSATPHRAKPEIVARLLGLLNSNKNYANPERTPERYVGILLDDEPYRDDVKARVLAARYLLLKGNVKAARKEAEHALTLKDGLTSAEARMAMAEMEMADLRGKPPEGIAEQLKKAEDQLWMAVKSEPKNVAAGIMLSQILADQAQRGKAIDVLRAAADALGETNDQYLLVVDRLLDLGELDQSAKLTEKLGLNEADRERIVKYLNGRRLVVKGDFAAARPLLEDVAPLLARVPDFQKKALTGLGQCYESLQNPDRALASFSDALKLDAAYLPAIVGQAEALLRLGRVRDALPQYRTIVTGYKLTMFRPQLARLEMRAVIAQPPASRNWADFDKAVGPPPRDFQTELLVADSLIARNERGKAVVLLNELLNKDRKNAAAWVALARARAPESPDALGKTLVEAEKEVGDTVELRLAKVLGAMFRGRRPTVDELRVALAGAEKFSPADQNRLLRGVGEASARLAGVAPELEAKPLNEFALECYERAAAVDRTDLLSRMVLVDLGQLLNKPDAISRALAGLAAVEGENGPIGTLGRVIIELPKVRDIADRTTRALAAQRLRAQAVAARTVRPGWGRVYVILARIDEMEGLTDSALANFQAAIERGERDEYVVRRAVDLLRDKKLDDLAAGLLNGLAAEVPLPEDLERFRTVQNLLNRDIAGTERSTIDRIAPGTHNDWRVLLLRGQLLAATGQDEDALKAFRDAVFYGVAIPEAWGALVAHQARLGRTDDARKSIADAEALLAKSAPPDAAKRAELIDTLAMCHELVGDLPTAEQRYAQAVAAAPQELNPIRQQVLFLQRSGKGAAAEAMLRRLDTGPAGDAARWARRHLALTMLAGGDSYQYRNEALALIEKNVKSDAAAAPDAEDIKTKAMVQTVDPRTQAEGMQKLNEYARWGNLTPDEFVHLGKLYFDQGKVFQSVEFFEKATRSRAGVNPEHLAVLTRVYLSTNDVARAKQSVARLKAIAPRSWAAAREDARVLAREATAADKAARPDVATKARADAKARVLDFPGATARDFVVTQSGPLLQELGFFPEAETLYTRLQKESPDSPAAVAGLAQFWIGRKRTDEALRLVKEFADKGPPVLVAQLMTGAVRAKSPGSAAEREVEAWLDARLTKTADPFEQLALLGAKAELLDAQRKYDEAIGVYDTVLARAKALPPAEQKRYPVDTYKNNLAMLLALHRPRDADRAIALMTEVITARGPRPAYLDTRAVAYLVKGGRTNDAVDDLNLALMQQQSAVYLFHLGWAMDQDPVTRGRRDAPLAEAKQLGLTAEDLHPLEARKFAELYLPR; translated from the coding sequence GTGCGTCGTGTGCTCAGCCTGAATCGCCTCGGCATTCTTCTCGGGGTCCTGGTCGTCGTCGTCGCCTCCGCCGTCGGCGTCCACGCCGTCCAGACCGAGCGCCAGGCGGCAGTGCTGAAGACGCGCGCCGAGAAGGCCGAGCAGGAGGGAGCGGCCGATCCCGAGAGGCTCGCCGACGCCGCCACCTACTACAAGCAGTACCTCAAGTACCGCAAGACCGACGAGGAGGCGTTCACCCGCTACGCCAGCCTTCAGCAGGCCCGCGCCAAGACCGACAACAAGCACACCGAGGCGGCCGCCCAGGCCGTCGAAGAGTTCCTCCGCCAGTTCCCCCATCACGCCGACGACCGCCGCGCCGTCGTCGACCTGTACCTGAAGCTTGGCAAGCCGGCCAACGCCCTCTCGCACATCGAAATCCTTCTGGCCACGCCCGCCGGCAAGGACGACCCCGACCTGCTCGACAAGGCCGCCACCTGCGAGCTCGCCGAGAACGACTTCGCCCGCGCCGTCGAGCGGCTCGACCGGGCCGTCTCCGCCACCCCGCACCGGGCCAAGCCCGAGATCGTGGCCCGGCTGCTCGGCCTGCTTAACAGCAACAAGAACTACGCCAACCCGGAGCGCACCCCGGAGCGGTACGTCGGCATCCTCCTGGACGACGAGCCGTACCGCGACGACGTGAAGGCCCGGGTGCTCGCCGCCCGCTACCTGCTGCTGAAGGGGAACGTGAAGGCCGCCCGCAAGGAGGCCGAGCACGCGCTGACGCTGAAGGACGGCCTGACCAGCGCCGAGGCCCGCATGGCCATGGCCGAGATGGAAATGGCCGACCTTCGCGGCAAGCCGCCGGAGGGGATCGCCGAGCAGTTGAAGAAGGCCGAGGACCAGCTGTGGATGGCCGTGAAGAGCGAGCCGAAGAACGTCGCCGCCGGCATCATGCTGTCGCAGATACTCGCCGACCAGGCCCAGCGCGGCAAGGCCATCGACGTGCTGCGGGCCGCCGCCGACGCCCTCGGCGAGACGAACGACCAGTACCTCCTCGTCGTGGACCGGCTGCTCGACCTCGGCGAGCTCGACCAGTCGGCGAAGCTCACCGAGAAGCTGGGGCTCAACGAGGCCGACCGCGAGCGGATCGTCAAATACCTGAACGGCCGGCGGCTGGTGGTGAAGGGCGATTTCGCCGCCGCCCGGCCGCTACTCGAGGACGTGGCGCCGCTCCTGGCCCGCGTGCCCGACTTCCAGAAGAAGGCACTCACCGGCCTGGGCCAGTGCTACGAGTCGCTTCAGAACCCCGACCGGGCGCTGGCGTCGTTCTCCGACGCGCTCAAGCTCGACGCGGCGTACCTGCCGGCAATCGTCGGCCAGGCCGAGGCCCTCCTGCGGCTCGGCCGCGTCCGCGACGCCCTGCCGCAGTACCGCACCATCGTTACCGGCTACAAGCTGACGATGTTCCGTCCGCAGTTGGCCCGGCTGGAGATGCGTGCGGTCATCGCCCAGCCGCCCGCCAGCCGCAACTGGGCCGACTTCGACAAGGCCGTCGGCCCGCCCCCGCGCGACTTTCAGACCGAGCTGCTCGTGGCCGACTCGCTGATCGCCCGGAACGAGCGCGGCAAGGCCGTGGTGCTGCTCAACGAGCTGCTGAACAAGGACCGCAAGAACGCCGCCGCGTGGGTGGCCCTGGCCCGCGCCCGCGCCCCGGAGAGCCCCGACGCCCTCGGCAAGACGCTGGTCGAGGCCGAAAAGGAGGTCGGCGACACGGTCGAGCTTCGGCTCGCGAAGGTTCTCGGCGCCATGTTCCGCGGCCGCCGGCCGACGGTGGACGAACTCCGCGTCGCCCTCGCCGGCGCCGAGAAGTTCAGCCCCGCCGACCAGAACCGCCTTCTCCGTGGCGTCGGCGAGGCGTCCGCCCGGCTGGCCGGCGTCGCCCCGGAGTTGGAGGCGAAGCCGCTGAACGAGTTCGCGCTCGAGTGCTACGAGCGCGCCGCCGCCGTGGACCGCACCGACCTGCTCTCGCGAATGGTACTCGTGGACCTGGGGCAATTGCTGAACAAGCCGGACGCGATCAGCCGGGCGCTGGCCGGGTTGGCCGCGGTCGAGGGCGAGAACGGCCCGATCGGCACGCTCGGCCGCGTCATCATCGAGCTCCCGAAGGTCCGCGACATCGCCGACCGCACGACCCGCGCCCTGGCGGCACAGCGGCTCCGCGCCCAGGCCGTCGCCGCCCGCACCGTCCGCCCCGGGTGGGGCCGGGTGTACGTCATCCTCGCCCGCATCGACGAGATGGAAGGCCTCACCGACTCGGCCCTGGCCAACTTCCAGGCGGCCATCGAGCGCGGCGAGCGGGACGAGTACGTCGTCCGCCGGGCGGTCGATCTGCTCCGCGACAAGAAGCTCGACGACCTGGCCGCGGGGCTGCTCAACGGCCTGGCCGCGGAGGTGCCGCTGCCCGAGGACCTGGAGCGGTTCCGCACCGTGCAGAACCTGCTGAACCGCGACATCGCCGGGACCGAGCGGAGCACCATCGACCGCATCGCCCCCGGCACGCACAACGACTGGCGGGTGCTGCTGCTGCGCGGGCAGCTGCTGGCCGCGACCGGGCAGGACGAGGACGCCCTGAAGGCGTTCCGCGACGCGGTGTTCTACGGCGTCGCCATCCCGGAGGCGTGGGGCGCACTGGTGGCGCACCAGGCCCGCCTCGGCCGCACCGACGACGCCCGGAAGTCGATCGCCGACGCCGAGGCGCTCCTGGCCAAGAGCGCCCCGCCGGACGCCGCCAAGCGGGCCGAGCTGATCGACACCCTGGCGATGTGCCACGAGCTGGTGGGCGACCTGCCGACGGCCGAGCAGCGGTACGCCCAGGCGGTCGCGGCGGCGCCGCAGGAGCTGAATCCGATCCGCCAGCAGGTCCTGTTCCTCCAGCGGTCGGGGAAGGGGGCGGCGGCCGAGGCGATGCTGCGGCGGCTGGACACCGGCCCGGCCGGCGACGCGGCCCGGTGGGCGCGGCGGCACCTGGCGCTCACCATGCTCGCCGGCGGCGACTCGTACCAGTATCGCAACGAGGCGCTCGCCCTGATCGAGAAGAACGTGAAGTCCGACGCCGCGGCGGCCCCGGACGCCGAGGACATCAAGACGAAGGCGATGGTGCAGACGGTGGACCCGCGGACGCAGGCCGAGGGGATGCAGAAGCTGAACGAGTACGCCCGCTGGGGCAACCTCACGCCCGACGAGTTCGTCCACCTCGGCAAGCTGTACTTCGACCAGGGGAAGGTGTTCCAGTCGGTCGAGTTCTTCGAGAAGGCCACCCGCAGCCGGGCCGGCGTGAACCCCGAGCACCTCGCCGTGCTGACGCGTGTCTACCTGAGCACGAACGACGTGGCCCGCGCCAAGCAGTCCGTGGCGCGGCTGAAGGCGATCGCCCCGCGGTCGTGGGCGGCGGCGCGCGAGGACGCCCGGGTGCTGGCCCGCGAGGCGACCGCCGCCGACAAGGCCGCCCGGCCCGACGTGGCCACGAAGGCCCGCGCCGACGCCAAGGCCCGCGTCCTCGACTTCCCCGGTGCGACGGCCCGCGACTTCGTCGTCACCCAGAGCGGCCCGCTGTTGCAGGAACTCGGCTTCTTCCCCGAAGCGGAGACGCTGTACACGCGCCTCCAGAAGGAGAGCCCCGACTCGCCGGCGGCCGTGGCCGGGCTGGCGCAGTTCTGGATCGGCCGGAAGCGGACCGACGAGGCGCTGCGGCTCGTCAAGGAGTTCGCCGACAAGGGGCCGCCGGTGCTGGTGGCGCAACTGATGACCGGTGCGGTGCGGGCGAAGTCGCCGGGGTCGGCGGCCGAGCGCGAGGTCGAGGCGTGGCTCGACGCCCGGCTGACGAAGACGGCCGACCCGTTCGAGCAGCTGGCGCTGCTGGGGGCGAAGGCCGAGTTGCTCGACGCCCAGCGAAAGTACGACGAGGCCATCGGCGTGTACGACACGGTGCTGGCGCGGGCGAAGGCGCTGCCGCCGGCGGAGCAGAAGCGCTACCCGGTGGACACGTACAAGAACAACCTGGCGATGCTGCTGGCGCTGCACCGGCCGCGCGACGCCGACCGGGCGATCGCGCTGATGACGGAGGTGATCACGGCCCGCGGCCCGCGGCCGGCGTACCTCGACACCCGGGCGGTGGCGTACCTGGTGAAGGGCGGCCGGACGAACGACGCGGTCGATGACTTGAACCTGGCGCTAATGCAGCAGCAGTCGGCGGTGTATCTGTTCCACCTGGGGTGGGCGATGGACCAGGACCCGGTGACCCGCGGCCGCCGCGACGCGCCGCTTGCCGAGGCGAAGCAGCTCGGCCTGACGGCGGAAGACCTCCACCCGCTGGAGGCACGGAAGTTCGCGGAGCTGTACCTGCCGCGGTAG
- the recN gene encoding DNA repair protein RecN, whose product MLRELAVQNLALIEDVRVELRPGFCAWTGETGAGKSLLLGALGLLLGERGSADLIRTGADELRVTGRFELSRPEQRALAAEVLQAPIDDEDLILTRRLSRSGRSSALVNDVPVAVATLRRIGEMLVDVHGQRESYSLLQPAYQLDLLDAFGKLTEPRKRYAAAAERVRELRRQHRTLDEARQTRQRELSLVRFEREDLDAAKLQPGELPALGKERETLVHAQSLAQFTGTVAARLADDDGAVVDVVSRLVKEANRWAALDPKLAEVASRLEALKPEVEDLAETARDLSERFEADPDRLEEVEGRIGTLKKLQARYGKTPDELIAYRATLDARESELQKQEDDLAGIDEALAAAFAELRDAAAVLSKGRAKVAKKLVADTQKHLADLGMPLAKLDATLEPVPLDDVPAAGADHLDLMLCANPGEPARPLRKVASGGELSRTMLALKTVLAAHDPVRTLVVFDEIDANVGGRLGDVLGQKLASLGATHQVLCVTHLPQVASYAAHQWTIRKSSTGKKTATTINELTGEDARVEELALMLRGESRSETTRKEAAEMLRAANQLRVG is encoded by the coding sequence ATGCTGCGCGAACTCGCGGTCCAGAACCTGGCCCTCATCGAAGACGTGCGCGTGGAGCTCCGCCCGGGGTTCTGCGCCTGGACCGGCGAGACCGGCGCCGGCAAGTCGCTGCTGCTCGGCGCCCTCGGGCTCCTCCTCGGCGAACGCGGCTCCGCCGATCTGATCCGCACCGGGGCGGACGAACTTCGCGTCACCGGCCGCTTCGAGCTGAGCCGCCCCGAGCAGCGCGCCCTCGCCGCCGAGGTGCTGCAAGCGCCGATCGACGACGAAGACCTGATCCTCACCCGCCGGCTGTCGCGCAGCGGCCGCAGTTCGGCGCTCGTCAACGACGTGCCGGTCGCCGTCGCCACGCTGCGCCGCATCGGCGAGATGCTCGTGGACGTCCACGGCCAGCGCGAGAGCTACTCCCTCCTACAACCCGCCTACCAGCTCGACCTGCTCGACGCCTTCGGTAAGCTCACGGAGCCGCGCAAGCGCTACGCCGCCGCCGCCGAGCGCGTCCGCGAGCTGCGCCGCCAGCACCGCACGCTCGACGAAGCCCGGCAGACCCGGCAACGCGAACTCAGCCTCGTCCGCTTCGAGCGCGAAGACCTCGACGCCGCCAAACTCCAGCCCGGCGAGTTGCCGGCGCTCGGCAAGGAGCGCGAGACGCTCGTCCACGCCCAGAGCCTCGCGCAGTTCACCGGCACCGTCGCCGCCCGCCTCGCCGACGACGACGGGGCCGTCGTCGATGTTGTGTCGCGGCTGGTGAAGGAGGCCAACCGCTGGGCCGCGCTCGACCCGAAGCTGGCGGAGGTGGCCAGCCGGCTGGAGGCGCTCAAGCCCGAGGTCGAAGACCTGGCCGAGACCGCCCGCGACCTGTCGGAACGCTTCGAGGCCGACCCCGACCGGCTGGAGGAAGTCGAAGGCCGCATCGGTACGCTGAAGAAGCTTCAGGCCCGCTACGGCAAGACGCCCGACGAGCTAATCGCCTACCGAGCCACGCTCGACGCCCGCGAGTCCGAGTTGCAGAAGCAGGAGGACGACCTCGCCGGCATCGACGAGGCACTGGCCGCGGCGTTCGCCGAGCTGAGGGACGCGGCCGCGGTACTGAGCAAGGGGCGGGCGAAGGTCGCCAAGAAGCTCGTCGCCGACACGCAGAAGCACCTCGCCGACCTGGGGATGCCACTGGCCAAGCTCGACGCCACGCTCGAACCCGTGCCGCTCGACGACGTGCCCGCCGCGGGCGCCGACCACCTCGATTTGATGCTCTGTGCCAACCCCGGCGAGCCGGCGCGGCCGCTCCGCAAGGTCGCCAGCGGCGGCGAGTTGTCGCGCACCATGCTCGCGCTCAAGACGGTGCTCGCGGCCCACGACCCCGTCCGCACGCTCGTGGTGTTCGACGAGATCGACGCCAACGTCGGCGGCCGGCTCGGCGACGTACTCGGGCAGAAGCTCGCCAGCCTTGGGGCCACGCACCAGGTGCTGTGCGTTACCCACCTGCCGCAGGTGGCCAGCTACGCCGCCCACCAGTGGACCATCCGCAAGAGCAGCACCGGCAAGAAAACCGCCACCACCATCAACGAACTGACTGGGGAGGACGCCCGCGTCGAGGAACTGGCCCTCATGCTCCGTGGAGAATCGCGGTCGGAGACGACTCGGAAAGAGGCCGCCGAGATGCTCCGCGCGGCCAATCAACTCCGCGTCGGATGA